In the Gopherus flavomarginatus isolate rGopFla2 chromosome 6, rGopFla2.mat.asm, whole genome shotgun sequence genome, one interval contains:
- the LOC127053553 gene encoding uncharacterized protein LOC127053553, giving the protein MLIIYSKIVRGMVDRGYTRDTQQCCMKIKELRQAYQKTKEANSHSGSEPQTCRFYDQLHAILGGDPTSTPPLSVDTCKVAASHNRDEDFVNKEVEEDAQQATGESVLPSSQDLFLTLEPIPSQGILFLAPEGGEGTSSANVSMLPASTPSLRLSQIRRRKKHIRDAMFSKLMQFSCTDRARLNAWRPLVAETRKAYSEHDRNMQEELLKLIGERTDMMSLVKLQERQL; this is encoded by the exons atgctgataatATATTCCAAAATCGTACGGGGCatggtggacagaggctacaccagggacacacagcagtgctgcatgaaaattaaggagctcaggcaagcctaccaaaagacaaaggaggcaaacagtcactctgggtcagagccccagacatgccgcttctatgatcagctgcatgccattttaggGGGGGACCCTACCAGTACGCCACCACTCTCTGTAGACACCTGCAAGGTGGCAGCCTCAcacaacagggatgaggattttgtcaataaggaggtggaggaggatgcACAGCAAGCAACTGGAGAATctgttctccccagcagccaggaccttttccttactctggagccaataccctcgcAGGGCATATTGTTCCTGGCCCCTGAAGGCGGAGAAGGCACCTCtt ctgcaaatgtttctatgctccccgcATCaactccgtccctgaggttatcgcagattagaaggcgaaaaaaacacaTTCGCGATgccatgttttccaagctcatgcagttctcctgcactgatagggcacggCTGAATGCGTGGAGGCCTTTGGTTGCAGAGACCAGGAAAGCATACAGTGAGCATGATCGGAACATGCAGGAGGAGCTGCTGAAGCTAATTGGGGAGCGAACAGACATGATGAGTCTGGtgaagctgcaggaaaggcaactaTAG